From one Microbacterium aurum genomic stretch:
- a CDS encoding GDSL-type esterase/lipase family protein, whose product MNGVTGSVLQVSSCLQRAGHDVLVIAPAPRRGGDRSTPVATERIASLPLPSYPAVRLAAPHSATLARRLRAFGPDVVHLASPFLLGWQAQVAADDLRLPTVAVYQTDVAAYARRYGLPRAMALAERHVTRLHRRATLTLAPSAASLAQLEDLGVDRVSLWGRGVDLERFAPARRSERWRADVGGGRTIVGYVGRLAPEKQVADLAALAGLPGIRLVIVGDGPDRAMLQRRLPDAVFLGHLTGDALAEAVAGFDVFVHPGESETFGQTIQEAMASAVPVVATGRGGPVDLVRSSVDGWLYRPGDLGDLRARVADLVGDPSKRRAFGAAARESVAPRAWATLSDALVGHYARAARLRTLDDARRARVHPLPSPRPVPAETAPRTPSWRRYVALGDSITEGLCDASRMPAGEYRGWADRLAQLLALSGREGPFRYANLAVRSRTVAQLIDEQLPAAHRLRPDLVSVLIGANDLVGARADVPALAAAVGGAVASLRAAGCDVLLVTPFLPDRRTAAIFAQRFARFNAELRRIAARTGAILLDLEAHPDLGAPLLWADDRVHLRSAGHRFVAYRAADVLGVPDAAALAGLDEALHADDEPAPAGTWLRRDALPWLWRRLRGRTAGDGRSAKHEGYIVIPRPGTRDRAQQG is encoded by the coding sequence ATGAACGGAGTCACCGGCTCCGTCCTCCAGGTGTCGTCGTGCCTGCAGCGTGCCGGCCACGACGTGCTCGTCATCGCCCCCGCACCCCGGCGCGGGGGCGACCGCTCCACCCCCGTGGCCACCGAGCGCATCGCGTCGCTCCCGCTGCCGAGCTACCCGGCCGTGCGGCTGGCCGCTCCCCACAGCGCGACCCTCGCGCGGCGACTGCGCGCCTTCGGCCCCGACGTCGTGCACCTGGCCTCGCCCTTCCTCCTCGGCTGGCAGGCGCAGGTCGCGGCCGACGACCTGCGCCTGCCGACCGTCGCGGTCTACCAGACCGACGTCGCCGCCTACGCCCGTCGCTACGGTCTGCCACGGGCGATGGCGCTCGCCGAACGGCACGTCACCCGGCTGCACCGGCGCGCCACCCTCACGCTCGCCCCGTCGGCCGCCTCGCTCGCACAGCTGGAGGATCTCGGGGTGGATCGGGTCTCGCTCTGGGGGCGCGGCGTCGACCTCGAGCGCTTCGCCCCTGCCCGGCGCAGCGAGAGGTGGCGGGCAGACGTGGGCGGCGGCCGGACCATCGTCGGATACGTCGGCCGTCTCGCGCCCGAAAAGCAGGTCGCGGATCTCGCCGCGCTGGCGGGACTCCCCGGCATCCGCCTCGTGATCGTCGGCGACGGTCCCGACCGTGCGATGCTGCAGCGGCGCCTGCCGGATGCCGTGTTCCTCGGGCACCTGACGGGCGACGCCCTCGCCGAGGCGGTCGCCGGATTCGACGTGTTCGTGCACCCTGGCGAGAGCGAGACCTTCGGCCAGACGATCCAGGAGGCGATGGCCAGCGCCGTGCCCGTGGTCGCCACGGGGCGCGGCGGCCCGGTCGACCTCGTGCGCAGCAGCGTCGACGGCTGGCTGTACCGCCCCGGCGACCTCGGCGACCTCCGGGCGCGGGTCGCCGATCTCGTGGGCGACCCCTCGAAGCGGCGCGCCTTCGGCGCGGCGGCCCGCGAGAGCGTCGCACCTCGCGCGTGGGCGACGCTCAGCGACGCGCTCGTCGGGCACTACGCGCGCGCGGCGCGCCTGCGCACCCTCGACGACGCGCGACGCGCGCGGGTGCACCCGCTGCCCTCGCCCCGCCCCGTGCCCGCGGAGACGGCCCCGCGCACGCCGAGCTGGCGGCGCTATGTCGCGCTCGGCGACTCGATCACCGAGGGACTGTGCGACGCCTCGCGCATGCCCGCAGGGGAGTATCGCGGGTGGGCGGACCGGCTGGCGCAGCTGCTCGCGCTATCGGGGCGGGAGGGGCCGTTTCGCTACGCCAACCTCGCGGTGCGCAGCCGCACCGTCGCGCAGCTCATCGACGAGCAGCTGCCCGCGGCGCACCGGCTCCGCCCCGATCTGGTGTCGGTGCTCATCGGCGCGAACGACCTGGTGGGCGCTCGGGCGGACGTCCCGGCGCTCGCCGCCGCGGTCGGCGGCGCGGTGGCGAGCCTGCGTGCGGCGGGGTGCGATGTCCTGCTCGTCACCCCGTTCCTGCCCGATCGCCGCACGGCGGCGATCTTCGCGCAGCGCTTCGCCCGGTTCAACGCCGAGCTCCGGAGGATCGCCGCGCGTACCGGTGCGATCCTCCTCGACCTCGAAGCGCACCCCGACCTGGGGGCGCCGCTGCTGTGGGCAGACGACAGAGTGCATCTGCGCTCGGCGGGCCACCGCTTCGTCGCGTACCGAGCGGCCGATGTGCTCGGGGTGCCGGATGCCGCGGCACTCGCGGGCCTCGACGAGGCGCTGCACGCCGACGACGAGCCCGCGCCGGCGGGTACCTGGTTGCGACGGGATGCGTTGCCGTGGCTGTGGCGGCGGCTGCGGGGTCGGACGGCCGGAGACGGTCGGTCGGCCAAGCACGAGGGCTACATCGTGATCCCCCGTCCCGGCACGCGGGACCGGGCGCAGCAGGGCTGA
- a CDS encoding FKBP-type peptidyl-prolyl cis-trans isomerase, giving the protein MSEERTKPEFDAPSGPAPADLVIRDIIVGDGDEAKPGDTVTVHYAGVEYDSGEEFDSSWGRGESIQFPLRGLIQGWQDGIPGMKVGGRRELVIPPHLAYGPAGGHFLGGKTLIFIIDLLKVG; this is encoded by the coding sequence ATGAGTGAAGAGCGCACCAAGCCCGAGTTCGACGCCCCCTCCGGCCCCGCGCCGGCCGACCTCGTCATCCGCGACATCATCGTCGGCGACGGTGACGAGGCGAAGCCCGGTGACACCGTCACCGTGCACTACGCCGGCGTCGAGTACGACTCCGGCGAGGAGTTCGACTCCTCGTGGGGCCGCGGCGAGTCCATTCAGTTCCCGCTGCGCGGTCTCATCCAGGGCTGGCAGGACGGCATCCCGGGGATGAAGGTCGGCGGTCGCCGTGAGCTCGTCATCCCGCCGCACCTGGCTTACGGCCCCGCCGGCGGCCACTTCCTGGGTGGCAAGACCCTCATCTTCATCATCGATCTGCTGAAGGTCGGCTGA
- a CDS encoding YceI family protein, whose amino-acid sequence MTDTTTTTIDIPGYKAGTWVLDPAHSEVTFSVRHMMISKVRGVFGVKSATIEAGENPLDTKVTASVDVASVDTKDEGRDAHLRSADFFDAEQYPTLDFVSTGVRYEGGDFLVDGDLTIRGITKPVTFEVEFGGFGTDPWGNYKAGATAKTVINREDFGLTWNAALETGGVLVGKDVTITLDLQGSIQA is encoded by the coding sequence ATGACCGACACCACGACCACCACGATCGACATCCCCGGCTACAAGGCCGGCACCTGGGTGCTCGACCCCGCGCACAGCGAGGTGACCTTCTCCGTCCGCCACATGATGATCTCCAAGGTGCGCGGCGTCTTCGGCGTCAAGAGCGCCACCATCGAGGCCGGCGAGAACCCGCTCGACACGAAGGTGACCGCCTCCGTCGACGTCGCCTCGGTCGACACGAAGGACGAGGGCCGCGACGCCCACCTCCGCTCCGCCGACTTCTTCGACGCCGAGCAGTACCCGACGCTCGACTTCGTCTCCACGGGTGTCCGCTACGAAGGCGGCGACTTCCTCGTCGACGGCGACCTGACGATCCGCGGCATCACCAAGCCCGTCACCTTCGAGGTCGAGTTCGGCGGCTTCGGCACCGACCCGTGGGGCAACTACAAGGCGGGCGCGACGGCGAAGACCGTCATCAACCGCGAGGACTTCGGCCTCACCTGGAACGCGGCGCTCGAGACCGGCGGCGTGCTCGTCGGCAAGGACGTCACCATCACGCTGGACCTGCAGGGCTCGATCCAGGCCTGA
- a CDS encoding gamma-glutamyl-gamma-aminobutyrate hydrolase family protein (Members of this family of hydrolases with an active site Cys residue belong to MEROPS family C26.) — MSADLLAGLGHSGWLLPALFALVLLDALLVVVPGEVAVSALGALSVSVGAPPLAAVIVVASAAALTGDALCFLVGRRVGVERWRWMRTDRVRRAVAWARGRLDRSTAAVVFTARFVPFARLAVNLTAGATGVGAVRYLAVAAGAATAWGVYQAVVGAAVAALLPDAPALAVVVSVVVALALGIVVDRILAARARVTGARRQNGVMTSRIAMPARLSDADGADARVGLANAIFDDVAALVRAEGLDVVVVRDTDLSGFDGLVLPGGGDVDPARYGGDPSAPCYDVNAAQDELDLGILAAAIERGLPVLGVCRGLQVLNVALGGTLIEDLAPGAVRHTPGTDGCGELEWTWHPVAVAAGSRLRDEMDADEIPVASGHHQAIRALGTGLVATAVAPDGVVEAVEHESLPIIAVQWHPEAEGTPADLAAAPFAAFASLVRAGRLAAR; from the coding sequence GTGAGCGCTGACCTGCTGGCCGGACTCGGGCACAGCGGATGGCTGCTGCCGGCGCTGTTCGCCCTCGTCCTGCTCGACGCGCTGCTGGTCGTCGTCCCCGGCGAGGTCGCGGTGAGCGCCCTCGGGGCCCTGTCGGTGTCGGTGGGGGCGCCGCCGCTGGCCGCGGTCATCGTCGTGGCGTCGGCGGCGGCGCTCACCGGCGACGCCCTGTGCTTCCTGGTGGGCCGCCGTGTCGGCGTCGAGCGCTGGCGATGGATGCGCACCGACAGGGTGCGCCGGGCCGTCGCCTGGGCGCGCGGGCGCCTGGACCGCAGCACCGCGGCGGTCGTCTTCACCGCGAGGTTCGTGCCCTTCGCACGGCTCGCGGTCAATCTCACCGCCGGCGCGACGGGTGTCGGCGCGGTGCGCTACCTGGCGGTCGCGGCGGGCGCGGCGACCGCGTGGGGCGTCTACCAGGCGGTGGTGGGCGCGGCGGTCGCGGCGCTCCTGCCCGACGCCCCCGCGCTCGCCGTGGTGGTCTCGGTCGTCGTGGCGCTGGCGCTCGGGATCGTCGTCGACCGCATCCTCGCCGCCCGTGCGCGGGTGACCGGTGCGCGGCGCCAGAATGGAGTCATGACGTCACGCATCGCCATGCCCGCCCGCCTCTCCGACGCCGACGGGGCCGACGCCCGCGTGGGCCTGGCGAACGCGATCTTCGACGATGTGGCGGCGCTCGTGCGCGCCGAGGGCCTGGACGTCGTGGTGGTGCGGGACACCGACCTCTCCGGCTTCGACGGCCTGGTGCTGCCCGGCGGCGGCGACGTCGACCCGGCTCGCTACGGCGGCGACCCGTCCGCGCCTTGCTACGACGTCAACGCTGCGCAGGACGAGCTCGACCTCGGCATCCTCGCCGCCGCGATCGAGCGCGGCCTGCCGGTCCTCGGCGTCTGCCGCGGACTGCAGGTGCTCAACGTGGCGCTCGGCGGCACCCTCATCGAAGACCTCGCCCCGGGCGCGGTGCGGCACACGCCGGGAACCGACGGGTGCGGCGAGCTGGAGTGGACGTGGCACCCCGTCGCCGTCGCCGCCGGTTCACGGCTGCGCGACGAGATGGATGCCGACGAGATCCCGGTCGCGTCGGGTCACCATCAGGCGATCCGCGCGCTCGGGACCGGGCTCGTCGCGACAGCGGTCGCGCCGGACGGCGTCGTCGAGGCCGTCGAGCACGAGAGCCTGCCGATCATCGCGGTGCAGTGGCACCCGGAGGCCGAGGGCACCCCCGCCGATCTGGCGGCGGCGCCCTTCGCGGCCTTCGCGAGCCTCGTGCGCGCCGGCCGGCTCGCGGCGCGCTGA
- a CDS encoding MFS transporter, with amino-acid sequence MPRLRRDSFIDLRPFTASPAFARMWVGSTLAGLGGQLTIVAVMLHMYELTGSTFAVSMIAVAGLVPMVIAGLYGGMLADAFDRRRVALIAASVTWVSTFLLAVLAWGGLETVAWLYALSVVNSAANSIVSATRQAIVPRLLPRELLPAASALNGITMGIMVMGGPALAGVLVALTGYAWTYSIDVALMLANFLGLWSLPAIRPEGTMVRPGLESLRDGWRFLRRAANIRLQFILDIIAMTFGQPIALFPAIGAVLLGGGAITTGVLTAAIAAGAFVCSVFSGPFGRVRRQGIGIERAIIVYGVAIGLFGLALLAGALGAFAPETVDEGHPNVVIIVVAALALALAGAADNVSSIFRNTMVQAAVPDAIRGRLQGIFIVVVTGGPRLGALYAGTLATFTALWFPPLLGGMLIIALVAVLVRLSPRFRAYDAEHPVP; translated from the coding sequence ATGCCCCGCCTGCGCCGCGACAGCTTCATCGACCTGCGGCCGTTCACGGCGAGCCCCGCCTTCGCGCGCATGTGGGTCGGGTCGACGCTCGCCGGGCTCGGCGGGCAGCTGACCATCGTCGCGGTCATGCTGCACATGTACGAGCTGACCGGGTCGACGTTCGCGGTGTCGATGATCGCCGTCGCCGGGCTCGTGCCCATGGTGATCGCGGGACTGTACGGCGGGATGCTTGCGGATGCCTTCGACCGGCGCCGGGTCGCGCTGATCGCGGCATCCGTCACCTGGGTCTCGACGTTCCTGCTGGCCGTCCTGGCGTGGGGAGGCCTCGAGACGGTCGCGTGGCTGTACGCGCTGAGCGTCGTCAACTCCGCCGCCAACTCCATCGTCTCGGCGACCCGGCAGGCGATCGTGCCCCGGCTGCTCCCCCGCGAGCTGCTGCCGGCGGCGTCGGCGCTCAACGGCATCACGATGGGCATCATGGTGATGGGCGGGCCCGCCCTGGCCGGCGTGCTCGTCGCCCTCACCGGCTACGCGTGGACGTACTCGATCGACGTCGCGCTCATGCTCGCGAACTTCCTCGGCCTCTGGTCGCTGCCGGCGATCCGTCCCGAGGGCACCATGGTGCGACCCGGCCTCGAGTCGCTCCGCGACGGATGGCGGTTCCTGCGGCGCGCGGCGAACATCCGGCTGCAGTTCATCCTCGACATCATCGCGATGACCTTCGGGCAGCCGATCGCGCTGTTCCCCGCGATCGGCGCCGTGCTCCTCGGCGGCGGCGCCATCACGACGGGTGTGCTGACGGCGGCGATCGCCGCGGGCGCGTTCGTCTGCAGCGTCTTCTCCGGCCCGTTCGGGCGAGTGCGGCGCCAGGGAATCGGCATCGAGCGGGCGATCATCGTCTACGGCGTCGCGATCGGCCTGTTCGGACTCGCCCTGCTGGCCGGCGCCCTCGGCGCGTTCGCCCCCGAGACAGTGGACGAGGGGCACCCGAACGTCGTCATCATCGTCGTCGCGGCCCTCGCGCTTGCGCTCGCCGGTGCCGCCGACAACGTGAGCTCGATCTTCCGCAACACAATGGTGCAGGCCGCCGTGCCCGACGCCATCCGCGGGCGGCTGCAGGGCATCTTCATCGTCGTCGTCACCGGCGGTCCGCGCCTCGGGGCGCTGTACGCCGGGACGCTCGCGACGTTCACGGCGCTGTGGTTCCCGCCGCTCCTAGGCGGGATGCTGATCATCGCGCTCGTCGCGGTGCTCGTGCGCCTGAGCCCGCGTTTCCGGGCCTACGACGCCGAGCATCCCGTGCCGTAA
- a CDS encoding CE1759 family FMN reductase, translating to MTARRIAVVSAGLSNPSSTRMLADRLAAATVAALRQVQGPDGQPIQATVDTVELRALAHDITNNLLTGFAPPALESAINTVVSADGVIVVTPIFSTSYSGLFKSFIDVLDPDALSGMPVLIGANAGTARHSLAIDYAIRPLFAYLHAEPVSTGVFAASSDWGAAADDVAPLSARVERGAREFAAAIARRPAAQNADPLSPENYLDSFTRLLNAPKDGHLLGGLAGE from the coding sequence GTGACCGCCCGGCGCATCGCCGTCGTCTCGGCGGGCCTGTCCAACCCCTCGTCGACGCGCATGCTCGCCGACCGCCTCGCGGCGGCCACGGTGGCCGCCCTGCGACAGGTTCAGGGACCAGACGGCCAGCCCATCCAGGCCACCGTCGACACGGTCGAGCTGCGCGCCCTCGCGCACGACATCACGAACAACCTGCTGACCGGCTTCGCGCCGCCCGCGCTGGAGTCGGCGATCAACACCGTCGTCTCCGCAGACGGCGTCATCGTGGTCACGCCGATTTTCTCGACGAGCTACTCGGGACTGTTCAAGTCATTCATCGACGTGCTCGATCCCGACGCCCTGTCCGGGATGCCGGTGCTCATCGGTGCGAACGCCGGCACGGCGCGGCACTCGCTGGCGATCGACTACGCGATCCGCCCGCTGTTCGCGTACCTGCACGCCGAGCCGGTCTCGACGGGTGTGTTCGCGGCATCCAGCGACTGGGGTGCCGCCGCCGACGACGTCGCGCCGCTGTCGGCCCGCGTCGAGCGCGGCGCACGCGAGTTCGCGGCGGCCATCGCCCGCCGGCCGGCGGCGCAGAACGCCGACCCGCTCAGCCCGGAGAACTATCTCGACAGCTTCACCCGGCTGCTGAACGCGCCGAAGGACGGCCACCTGCTGGGGGGCCTCGCCGGGGAGTAG
- a CDS encoding isopenicillin N synthase family dioxygenase, translated as MSDLNLPVLDLSLLDGDADDAARFRAALRAATHDVGFFYLTGTGIPPELEVRLHRTARAFFDLPEADKLAIENVNSPHFRGYTRIGGERTQGKVDWREQIDIGPERTAVDDPDAPEYARLIGPNLWPESLPELREVTAQWQEHLAGVARKLLRAWALALGAPETYFEEHFGEPSTLLKIVRYPGTDAPEPAQGVGAHKDSGVLTLLWVEPGKGGLQVQRDGVWVDAPPVPGAFVVNIGEMLEYATGGYLVATNHRVISPRHPDDRISVPYFFNPALDATLPLIELPAELAAQARGVTQDPTNPIHARYGENALKSRLRAHPDVAARWHADLLAARA; from the coding sequence ATGAGCGACCTGAACCTTCCCGTCCTCGACCTCTCACTCCTGGACGGCGACGCGGACGACGCCGCGCGCTTTCGCGCGGCGCTGCGCGCCGCGACCCACGACGTCGGCTTCTTCTACCTGACCGGCACCGGGATCCCGCCGGAGCTCGAGGTACGCCTGCACCGCACCGCGCGCGCGTTCTTCGACCTGCCCGAGGCCGACAAGCTCGCCATCGAGAACGTCAACAGCCCGCACTTCCGCGGGTACACCCGTATCGGCGGCGAGCGGACGCAGGGAAAGGTCGACTGGCGCGAGCAGATCGACATCGGGCCCGAGCGCACGGCGGTCGACGATCCGGACGCGCCGGAGTACGCCCGCCTCATCGGCCCGAACCTGTGGCCGGAATCTCTCCCCGAGCTGCGCGAGGTCACGGCGCAGTGGCAGGAGCACCTCGCCGGCGTCGCCCGGAAGCTCCTGCGCGCCTGGGCGCTCGCCCTCGGCGCGCCGGAGACCTACTTCGAGGAGCACTTCGGCGAGCCGTCGACCCTGCTGAAGATCGTCCGCTACCCCGGCACCGACGCCCCCGAGCCCGCGCAGGGGGTCGGAGCGCACAAGGACTCCGGCGTGCTGACGCTGCTGTGGGTCGAGCCCGGCAAGGGCGGGCTGCAGGTGCAGCGTGACGGGGTATGGGTGGATGCCCCGCCCGTGCCGGGAGCCTTCGTCGTCAACATCGGCGAGATGCTCGAGTATGCGACCGGCGGGTACCTCGTGGCGACCAATCACCGGGTGATCTCACCGCGGCATCCGGACGATCGGATCTCGGTGCCGTACTTCTTCAACCCCGCCCTGGACGCGACGCTGCCGCTCATCGAGCTGCCGGCCGAACTCGCCGCGCAGGCGCGCGGCGTGACGCAGGATCCCACGAACCCGATCCACGCGCGCTACGGCGAGAACGCGTTGAAGTCCCGGCTGCGCGCCCACCCCGACGTCGCCGCGCGCTGGCACGCCGACCTGCTCGCCGCCCGCGCATAG
- the rpsO gene encoding 30S ribosomal protein S15 — translation MALEADVKKAIIEEYATHPGDTGSPEVQVAMLTQRIKDLTEHLKEHKHDHHSRRGLFLLVGQRRRLLGYLQDIDINRYRSLIERLGLRR, via the coding sequence ATGGCACTGGAAGCAGACGTCAAGAAGGCGATCATCGAAGAGTACGCGACGCACCCCGGTGACACCGGATCCCCCGAGGTGCAGGTCGCGATGCTGACGCAGCGCATCAAGGACCTCACCGAGCATCTCAAGGAGCACAAGCACGACCACCACTCGCGTCGTGGGCTGTTCCTGCTCGTCGGTCAGCGTCGTCGCCTGCTGGGTTACCTGCAGGACATCGACATCAACCGTTACCGCTCGCTCATCGAGCGTCTCGGTCTGCGCCGCTAA
- a CDS encoding acyltransferase family protein: MTTTPSAPQTGAVRAPRRRVPLWDNARFACIVLVVLGHAVQRLTYDSDIALGLYLLVYAFHMPALAIISGYFSKSDSPSRRQMARVLTDIVAPYVIFETLWTLTKWLVEGQANPNLTQPSWTLWFLLALALFRLVLPYLALLRWPLVWTVAISLAVGYWPNIDSTLSLSRTLGLLPFFTLGWWLAHHDIVARFRLLQRRRLWVRVGAVALFAVSGFVAWYFVDAWRAVNLREWLFYDEDYATLGGPWWSGALRLALMAIALVLSVAFFALIPRGTYWWTHFGQYTMYVYLLHSFVLYPFRETGILRNAEPTWLWLPAVVVLSVVIALALATKPVRTVFRPLIEPRPAWLFADPALAGREGHRSDPTGSRRPR, from the coding sequence ATGACGACGACGCCCTCCGCCCCGCAGACCGGCGCCGTCCGCGCGCCCCGGCGTCGCGTGCCGCTGTGGGACAACGCCCGCTTCGCGTGCATCGTGCTCGTCGTCCTCGGCCACGCGGTGCAGCGTTTGACGTACGACAGCGACATCGCGCTCGGACTGTACCTGCTCGTCTACGCGTTCCACATGCCGGCGTTGGCGATCATCTCCGGCTACTTCTCGAAGTCCGACTCCCCGAGCCGACGGCAGATGGCGCGCGTCCTCACCGACATCGTGGCGCCGTACGTCATCTTCGAGACGCTCTGGACGCTGACGAAGTGGCTCGTGGAGGGCCAGGCGAACCCCAACCTCACCCAGCCGTCGTGGACGCTGTGGTTCCTCCTCGCCCTCGCCCTCTTCCGCCTCGTCCTCCCCTACCTCGCGCTGCTGCGGTGGCCGCTCGTGTGGACGGTCGCCATCTCGCTCGCCGTCGGCTACTGGCCGAACATCGACTCGACGCTCTCGCTGTCGCGCACTCTCGGACTGCTCCCGTTCTTCACGCTGGGGTGGTGGCTCGCCCACCACGACATCGTCGCCCGGTTCCGGCTGCTGCAGCGACGGCGGCTGTGGGTGCGGGTGGGCGCGGTCGCCCTCTTCGCCGTCTCCGGCTTCGTCGCCTGGTACTTCGTGGACGCCTGGCGCGCCGTGAACCTGCGGGAGTGGCTGTTCTACGACGAGGACTACGCCACGCTCGGCGGACCGTGGTGGTCGGGGGCGCTGCGACTCGCGCTCATGGCGATCGCGCTCGTGCTGAGCGTGGCGTTCTTCGCCCTCATCCCCCGCGGCACGTACTGGTGGACCCATTTCGGCCAGTACACGATGTACGTCTACCTGCTGCACTCGTTCGTGCTGTACCCGTTCCGCGAGACCGGGATTCTCCGCAACGCCGAACCGACCTGGCTGTGGCTGCCGGCGGTGGTGGTCCTCTCGGTCGTCATCGCACTGGCGCTGGCCACGAAGCCGGTGCGCACCGTCTTCCGTCCGCTCATCGAACCGCGCCCCGCGTGGCTGTTCGCCGATCCGGCCCTCGCCGGCCGCGAGGGGCACCGCTCCGACCCGACCGGCTCGCGCCGACCCCGGTAA
- a CDS encoding LLM class flavin-dependent oxidoreductase gives MQFGIFTVSDITQDPTTGHTPSEAERIRATVEIAKHAEEVGLDVFALGEHHNPPFWSSSPTTTLAYIAAQTERLIVSTATTLITTNDPVKIAEDYAMLQHLSGGRMDLMLGRGNTGPVYPWFGKDIRQGLPLSIENYALLHKLWHEDVVDWEGTFRTPLQGFTATPRPLDGVAPFVWHGSIRTPEIAEQAAYYGDGFFANNIFWPAEHYQRLIGLYRQRWEHYGHGTPETAIVGLGGQAFMARNSQDAVAQFRPYFDNAPVYGHGPSLEDFSEMTPLTVGSPQQVIDRYAGMRELFGDYQRQLFLMDHAGLPLKTVLEQLDFLGGEVVPVLRREFAKDRPAAVPDAPTHAALVKAAYGDGPARQATPRANRGDNLSGPSPYQDQPAPAGSAFGAAATGGAR, from the coding sequence ATGCAGTTCGGCATCTTCACCGTCAGCGACATCACCCAGGATCCGACGACGGGCCACACCCCCAGCGAGGCCGAGCGCATCCGCGCGACCGTCGAGATCGCGAAGCACGCCGAAGAAGTCGGCCTGGACGTCTTCGCCCTCGGCGAGCACCACAACCCGCCGTTCTGGTCGTCGTCCCCGACGACGACGCTCGCGTACATCGCCGCGCAGACCGAGCGCCTCATCGTCTCGACGGCGACGACGCTCATCACGACCAACGACCCGGTGAAGATCGCCGAGGACTACGCCATGCTGCAGCACCTCTCCGGCGGCCGCATGGACCTCATGCTCGGCCGCGGGAACACCGGCCCGGTCTATCCGTGGTTCGGCAAGGACATCCGCCAGGGCCTGCCGCTGTCGATCGAGAACTACGCGCTGCTGCACAAGCTCTGGCACGAGGACGTCGTGGACTGGGAGGGCACGTTCCGCACGCCGCTGCAAGGCTTCACCGCAACGCCGCGGCCGCTCGACGGGGTGGCGCCGTTCGTCTGGCACGGTTCGATCCGCACGCCCGAGATCGCCGAGCAGGCCGCCTACTACGGCGACGGGTTCTTCGCGAACAACATCTTCTGGCCGGCCGAGCACTACCAGCGCCTCATCGGCCTGTACCGCCAGCGCTGGGAGCACTACGGCCACGGCACGCCCGAGACGGCGATCGTGGGCCTCGGCGGCCAGGCGTTCATGGCGCGCAATTCGCAGGATGCCGTGGCGCAGTTCCGCCCGTACTTCGACAACGCGCCCGTGTACGGCCACGGACCGAGCCTGGAGGACTTCAGCGAGATGACGCCGCTGACCGTGGGGTCGCCCCAGCAGGTCATCGACCGCTACGCCGGCATGCGCGAGCTGTTCGGCGACTACCAGCGGCAGCTGTTCCTCATGGACCACGCGGGGCTTCCGCTGAAGACGGTGCTCGAGCAGCTCGACTTCCTCGGCGGCGAGGTCGTGCCGGTGCTGCGCCGCGAGTTCGCGAAGGACCGTCCGGCCGCCGTGCCGGATGCTCCGACGCACGCGGCTCTCGTGAAGGCCGCCTATGGCGACGGCCCGGCTCGGCAGGCGACGCCGCGGGCGAACCGCGGCGACAACCTCAGCGGCCCGTCGCCCTACCAGGACCAGCCGGCGCCCGCCGGTTCGGCCTTCGGCGCCGCAGCGACGGGCGGTGCACGGTGA